From Streptomyces sp. HUAS MG91, the proteins below share one genomic window:
- a CDS encoding sugar ABC transporter permease, with translation MSTAAPPRKVAPPRERTGGRLSNGAFALLLTAPGLALFAAIIIYPLISALFTGFFKQDLRLPGREFVGLENFTYWLDGDFLTILKQTLIFTVGATIVPFVIGFALALALNTGLKGSGFMRGLFLFPWVIPGVVVSFLWMWIFNANYGVLNGVLMKAGLIEDSVSWLGQPGTAMLAVIITKTWASFPWMMVMLLAGLQTVPKELHEAASMDGAGSIRRFFNVTWPQVRGVASIVLLLEFIWNFQHFDTIYVLTGGGPAGSTETFATAVYQTAFKGFDIGRATALGGLWMLLLLVLVVVYLRITERKGDAR, from the coding sequence ATGAGTACGGCCGCACCTCCCCGGAAGGTCGCTCCACCCCGCGAGCGGACCGGCGGACGGCTCTCCAACGGCGCGTTCGCCCTCCTGCTCACCGCACCGGGACTCGCCCTCTTCGCGGCGATCATCATCTACCCGCTGATATCGGCCCTTTTCACCGGTTTCTTCAAGCAGGACCTGCGGCTGCCGGGCCGTGAGTTCGTCGGCCTGGAGAACTTCACGTACTGGCTGGACGGCGACTTCCTCACCATCCTCAAGCAGACGCTGATCTTCACCGTCGGCGCGACGATCGTCCCCTTCGTGATCGGCTTCGCCCTCGCCCTCGCCCTCAACACGGGCCTCAAGGGCAGCGGCTTCATGCGCGGGCTGTTCCTCTTCCCCTGGGTGATCCCGGGCGTCGTGGTCTCCTTCCTCTGGATGTGGATCTTCAACGCCAACTACGGCGTCCTGAACGGCGTCCTCATGAAGGCCGGCCTCATCGAGGACTCGGTCTCCTGGCTGGGCCAGCCCGGCACCGCCATGCTCGCCGTGATCATCACCAAGACCTGGGCGAGCTTCCCCTGGATGATGGTGATGCTGCTCGCCGGTCTGCAGACCGTGCCCAAGGAGCTGCACGAGGCGGCCTCGATGGACGGCGCCGGCTCGATCCGCCGCTTCTTCAACGTCACCTGGCCGCAGGTGCGCGGGGTGGCCTCGATCGTGCTGCTCCTGGAGTTCATCTGGAACTTCCAGCACTTCGACACCATCTACGTGCTCACGGGCGGCGGCCCCGCCGGGTCCACCGAGACCTTCGCGACCGCCGTGTACCAGACCGCCTTCAAGGGCTTCGACATCGGCCGCGCGACCGCGCTGGGCGGGCTGTGGATGCTGCTCCTGCTCGTGCTCGTCGTCGTCTACCTCAGGATCACCGAGCGGAAGGGCGACGCCCGATGA
- a CDS encoding mucoidy inhibitor MuiA family protein: protein MNASTAPSSPESAPPPAPEAVPLPVTAVTCLEDRAHVERTAALQLEAGVRRLRLGPVAATAVDRSLHAELTAGPDGATVLDVRLVRAWTPRSPEPPTADDSPLRRRRHALDEEQRTLEQRRDRLGARLDLLSRLAADLLREIGEGAGFGEAEPERWAAELDRVDTERATYEDELAAVETQLSAVRAELAYVLDTLAVAEEEPPELTAHVELTVRSAAAGPAELRLTHLTPCALWRPAYRATSSGGELTLHTDAMVWQRTGEDWTDVRLTLSTARSTLAAGPPRLVEDRLTLRDRSAAERRSVEIELREEEISDVGPARVPGPPGVDDGGEVRVLRAPAPVSVPGDGRAHRVPLTSAASPAHSEYVCAPELSPLVTEVVRFTNTGGHPLLAGPVELIRDSGFTGRATLDFTAPGAAQELAFGSADTYRVTREAEESRNTAGLSQRTVVTRTVRLHLSRFSAPGETGDRVIAVRERIPVSEVSDVEVRLRKDSCSPAPDTLDAEGIARWDITLPPSGRRTVTLVYEVSASAKVNGL, encoded by the coding sequence ATGAACGCATCCACCGCACCTTCCTCTCCCGAGTCCGCCCCGCCCCCGGCACCGGAGGCGGTCCCGCTGCCGGTCACCGCGGTGACCTGCCTGGAGGACCGCGCGCACGTCGAGCGCACCGCCGCACTCCAACTGGAGGCCGGTGTACGGCGGTTGCGGCTCGGCCCGGTCGCCGCGACGGCCGTCGACCGCAGTCTGCACGCCGAACTCACCGCCGGCCCCGACGGCGCCACGGTCCTCGACGTCCGCCTGGTACGGGCCTGGACGCCCCGCAGCCCCGAACCGCCCACCGCCGACGACTCACCGCTGCGCCGCCGTCGGCACGCCCTGGACGAGGAGCAGCGCACCCTGGAGCAGCGCCGCGACCGGCTCGGGGCCCGCCTCGACCTGCTGAGCAGGCTCGCCGCCGATCTGCTGCGGGAGATCGGCGAGGGCGCGGGGTTCGGCGAGGCCGAACCGGAGCGCTGGGCGGCCGAGTTGGACCGGGTCGATACCGAGCGCGCGACGTACGAGGACGAACTCGCCGCTGTCGAGACCCAGCTGAGTGCGGTGCGCGCCGAACTGGCCTACGTACTGGACACATTGGCCGTCGCGGAGGAGGAGCCGCCCGAGCTGACCGCTCACGTCGAACTGACGGTGCGCTCTGCGGCGGCGGGCCCGGCCGAACTGCGCCTGACCCACCTCACGCCGTGCGCCCTGTGGCGCCCCGCCTACCGGGCGACGTCGTCCGGCGGAGAGCTGACGCTGCACACCGACGCGATGGTCTGGCAGCGCACCGGCGAGGACTGGACCGATGTGCGCCTGACGCTGTCGACGGCCCGCTCGACCCTCGCCGCCGGCCCGCCGCGGCTCGTCGAGGACCGGCTCACCCTGCGCGACCGGTCCGCCGCCGAGCGCCGGTCGGTGGAGATCGAGCTGCGCGAGGAGGAGATCAGCGACGTCGGCCCGGCGCGGGTGCCCGGTCCGCCGGGCGTGGACGACGGCGGGGAGGTACGCGTCCTGCGCGCCCCCGCCCCCGTCTCGGTACCCGGCGACGGGCGCGCCCACCGCGTGCCGCTGACCAGCGCCGCGTCGCCCGCGCACAGCGAGTACGTCTGCGCCCCGGAACTCTCCCCGCTGGTCACCGAGGTCGTGCGGTTCACCAACACCGGCGGCCACCCGCTGCTCGCCGGTCCCGTGGAGCTGATCCGCGACAGCGGTTTCACCGGCCGCGCCACCCTGGACTTCACCGCGCCCGGCGCGGCGCAGGAGCTGGCGTTCGGCAGCGCGGACACCTACCGGGTGACGAGAGAGGCCGAGGAGTCCCGGAACACCGCGGGCCTGTCCCAGCGCACCGTCGTCACCCGTACGGTGCGGCTGCACCTGTCGCGGTTCTCCGCGCCCGGCGAGACCGGCGACCGGGTGATCGCGGTGCGCGAGCGGATACCGGTGTCCGAGGTGTCGGACGTCGAGGTCCGCCTCCGCAAGGACTCCTGCTCACCCGCCCCGGACACCCTCGACGCCGAGGGCATCGCCCGCTGGGACATCACCCTTCCGCCGAGCGGCCGGCGCACGGTCACGCTGGTGTACGAGGTGTCGGCGAGCGCGAAGGTGAACGGCCTGTGA
- a CDS encoding IclR family transcriptional regulator, whose amino-acid sequence MATRATDAGTNQSVERAVSVLRALDSGRAELRVSDVAELTGLGSSTTSRLLSTLERLDMVERDPVSNLYRLSLGTLPLATTAANRHPVHRAARMVLQDLAARTGLGANVAVRRGTELMFLCNFEGTRAPKSYTQAGHTAPLHATSIGKCLLTGLTPKERRRLLPEPLAAHTDYTTTSHDLLDTEIDSVRRSGYATEAEERALGRASLAAPVRDASGDVVAAISLWGPTSVLGDHGTEADGQRQTLTREVIEAADAISQALGAL is encoded by the coding sequence ATGGCTACTCGGGCGACCGACGCCGGGACGAACCAGAGCGTCGAACGAGCGGTCTCGGTGTTGCGCGCACTGGACTCGGGCCGTGCCGAGCTGCGCGTGTCCGATGTCGCCGAACTGACCGGCCTCGGCTCCTCCACCACGTCCCGGCTGCTGTCCACCCTCGAACGCCTGGACATGGTCGAGCGCGACCCGGTCAGCAATCTGTACCGCCTCAGCCTGGGCACCCTGCCGCTCGCGACCACCGCGGCGAACCGCCATCCCGTGCACCGCGCGGCCCGTATGGTCCTCCAGGACCTCGCCGCCCGCACCGGCCTCGGGGCCAATGTGGCCGTCCGCCGCGGGACCGAGCTGATGTTCCTGTGCAACTTCGAGGGCACCCGCGCCCCCAAGTCGTACACCCAGGCCGGGCACACCGCGCCGCTGCACGCCACCAGCATCGGCAAGTGCCTGCTCACCGGTCTCACGCCCAAGGAGCGCCGCAGGCTGCTGCCGGAGCCGCTCGCCGCGCACACCGACTACACGACGACCAGCCACGATCTGCTGGACACCGAGATCGACTCCGTGCGCCGCTCCGGCTACGCGACCGAGGCCGAGGAGCGCGCTCTGGGCCGGGCCTCGCTGGCCGCTCCGGTCCGCGACGCGTCGGGCGACGTCGTCGCCGCCATCTCGCTGTGGGGCCCCACCTCGGTGCTCGGCGACCACGGCACCGAGGCCGACGGGCAGCGGCAGACCCTGACCCGTGAGGTCATCGAGGCCGCCGACGCCATCAGCCAGGCGCTCGGAGCGCTCTGA
- a CDS encoding carbohydrate ABC transporter permease, with protein MTTTTPMTSSQLTGTDQLSGAARTPSATTGQTSRRRIRKDVLRSRIAAWTAVVVIGCFGLLPVYWLLATALSTPESTFQFPPKLIPTDLTLSNFTALAENDQLIKYLVNSMIVATITAVLSVVVATYMGYSFSKFRYRGRRSLMHMVLASQMFPQALLLVTLYAVFSSFGLLNTYTALVLSFTTFTMPLCVWMLKGIFDTIPDALLEAASIDGASRWRTLHSIVAPLAAPGMIAAGLFAFVRGWNDFIFAVTLADKEKQTLPPGLVSTYIGEFQTAWPELMAASLVVSVPVVVAFMFLQRYLVGGMTAGSVK; from the coding sequence ATGACCACCACGACCCCCATGACCTCCTCCCAGCTGACCGGCACCGACCAGCTGTCCGGCGCGGCGCGCACGCCCTCCGCCACCACGGGGCAGACCTCGCGCCGCCGGATCCGCAAGGACGTGCTGCGCTCGCGGATCGCCGCCTGGACCGCGGTCGTCGTCATCGGCTGCTTCGGCCTGCTGCCGGTGTACTGGCTGCTCGCCACCGCGCTCAGCACCCCCGAGTCGACGTTCCAGTTCCCGCCGAAGCTGATCCCGACCGATCTGACGCTGAGCAACTTCACCGCCCTCGCCGAGAACGACCAGTTGATCAAGTACCTGGTCAACTCCATGATCGTCGCCACCATCACGGCCGTCCTGAGCGTGGTCGTCGCCACGTACATGGGCTACTCGTTCTCGAAGTTCCGCTACCGCGGCCGCCGCTCGCTGATGCACATGGTGCTGGCCTCGCAGATGTTCCCGCAGGCGCTCCTGCTGGTGACGCTGTACGCCGTCTTCTCCAGCTTCGGCCTGCTCAACACGTACACCGCGCTGGTGCTGTCGTTCACGACGTTCACGATGCCGCTGTGCGTGTGGATGCTGAAGGGCATCTTCGACACCATCCCGGACGCCCTGCTCGAAGCGGCCTCCATCGACGGCGCCTCGCGCTGGCGCACCCTGCACTCCATCGTGGCGCCGCTGGCCGCGCCCGGCATGATCGCCGCGGGCCTGTTCGCCTTCGTCCGCGGCTGGAACGACTTCATCTTCGCGGTGACCCTCGCCGACAAGGAGAAGCAGACGCTGCCGCCCGGCCTGGTCTCCACCTACATCGGCGAGTTCCAGACGGCGTGGCCCGAGCTGATGGCCGCCTCCCTGGTCGTGTCCGTCCCGGTGGTCGTCGCCTTCATGTTCCTCCAGCGCTACCTGGTCGGCGGCATGACCGCGGGCTCGGTCAAGTAA
- a CDS encoding extracellular solute-binding protein: MTTNGISRRGALRMFGIGALGVAGAGVLGACAPSGASTSTNGGDTKSKNFDFTSWSLNEEAAKPSIEKIIKAWETEQKSKIRAVSYPYNEYLSQLTLKLGGGETTGAVHLDIAWLAAVAQMGKLADLGSVAGKGGYTDVALNSGKYDGKQYGLPWNTGSIGLIANSKLLKKAGIDKQPTTVEEFEDALRELKGLGGGVVPYAAATKVAQLKDIFPWMQTFGCKLLDGEKVTIGDDASIDAVTWYKKLHDAKLIAADVDRFDARALFSQGKAAFYDDAIIGKGVTSAQSKDKTLADAMQPVPRPVLKAGDTPQALLWGGVIAIVKGKGQDAATDFALHATTDPETIAQYFVERALPPSTTAGLADPKVAKDTFTTEWTEKITKTATGSPFWQFAQNAQIEEAVAKQVQAVLVGKSKPKDAMKQAGEEVSDLIKR, from the coding sequence ATGACCACCAATGGCATCAGCCGGCGCGGCGCCCTGCGCATGTTCGGCATCGGAGCGCTCGGTGTGGCCGGCGCGGGCGTGCTCGGCGCCTGCGCGCCGTCCGGCGCCAGCACCTCCACCAACGGCGGCGACACGAAGTCGAAGAACTTCGACTTCACCTCCTGGTCGCTCAACGAGGAAGCCGCCAAGCCGTCGATCGAGAAGATCATCAAGGCGTGGGAGACGGAGCAGAAGTCGAAGATCCGCGCGGTCTCGTACCCGTACAACGAGTATCTGAGCCAGCTCACCCTGAAGCTCGGCGGCGGGGAGACCACCGGCGCGGTGCACCTGGACATCGCCTGGCTCGCCGCGGTGGCGCAGATGGGCAAGCTCGCGGACCTCGGCTCGGTCGCGGGCAAGGGCGGCTACACCGATGTGGCGCTGAACAGCGGCAAGTACGACGGCAAGCAGTACGGCCTGCCGTGGAACACCGGCTCGATCGGTCTGATAGCCAACAGCAAGCTGCTGAAGAAGGCGGGCATCGACAAGCAGCCCACCACCGTCGAGGAGTTCGAGGACGCGCTGCGCGAGCTGAAGGGCCTGGGCGGCGGGGTCGTGCCCTACGCGGCGGCGACCAAGGTCGCGCAGCTCAAGGACATCTTCCCGTGGATGCAGACCTTCGGCTGCAAGCTCCTCGACGGGGAGAAGGTGACCATCGGTGACGACGCCTCGATCGACGCGGTGACCTGGTACAAGAAGCTGCACGACGCGAAGCTGATCGCCGCCGACGTGGACCGCTTCGACGCGCGCGCCCTGTTCAGCCAGGGCAAGGCGGCCTTCTACGACGACGCGATCATCGGCAAGGGGGTCACCTCCGCCCAGTCGAAGGACAAGACGCTCGCCGACGCGATGCAGCCGGTGCCGCGCCCGGTCCTGAAGGCCGGCGACACCCCGCAGGCGCTGCTGTGGGGCGGCGTGATCGCGATCGTCAAGGGCAAGGGCCAGGACGCGGCGACGGACTTCGCGCTGCACGCCACCACCGACCCCGAGACGATCGCCCAGTACTTCGTCGAGCGCGCCCTGCCGCCGTCGACCACGGCGGGCCTGGCCGACCCGAAGGTCGCCAAGGACACGTTCACCACCGAGTGGACCGAGAAGATCACCAAGACGGCGACGGGCAGCCCGTTCTGGCAGTTCGCGCAGAACGCCCAGATCGAGGAGGCCGTGGCCAAGCAGGTCCAGGCCGTCCTCGTCGGCAAGTCGAAGCCGAAGGACGCGATGAAGCAGGCCGGCGAGGAGGTCTCCGACCTCATCAAGCGCTGA
- a CDS encoding FAD-dependent oxidoreductase: MREEEVHYDIAVIGGGLAGTCAAIAAARLGRRVALVNNRPVLGGNASSEVRVWVCGATAHGVHRWARETGIMGELYTENQFRNPEGNPYYWDQVVLDAVLAEPNIDLYLNTDVREVDASGPDDAREVHSCTGWMMGSERRITFHAQQFLDCTGDGLLGHLAGARYRIGREARAEFDEPWAPEEGDEALLGSTILFHTKDMGHPVKFVPPAYARDLTTTPILRNRVLRTGDNGCDYWWIEWGGELDTVHDNERIRDELQAVIMGIWDHIKNSGEFPDAANLTLEWVGSLPGKREYRRFLGDYVLTQQDILEQRQFADRIAFGGWSVDLHPVQGMYADEPGARQRYADGVFHIPLRSLYSANVTNLLFAGRNISATHIAFGATRVMATCATIGEAAGTAAALCVAESLSPRDLATKRPELVRRALLRQDASVIGLADDDPDNLARTARVSAAGHLARLAAEPTVEAPGEPYPLTRDLALLLPADPALDTVDLLVHGAADGAERELTVELWGTGRPENAVPVDRLRTTTVTVPADGPHWVTARFDHRPQTPENVVVIVRAEPDTALVLVPERTDGVLALRSRVEGDAAVDHDIPEEDGQLVLEWQARGLRRRTFAFRASPETAAFRPERAVGGFQRAYGGPQMWVSEPSADADWLRLEWDHEQRLTEARVVFDDDVDEYLNNLHRHRTPFEVMPELVRDYRLQSRAADGTWHTLLTVTGNRRRHRVHPLTAADGGPVRTDALRLVVDATHGARRAHVIAFKAYGA, from the coding sequence GTGCGGGAAGAAGAGGTCCATTACGACATCGCCGTCATCGGCGGCGGCTTGGCGGGGACCTGCGCGGCCATCGCCGCGGCCCGGCTCGGCCGACGCGTCGCGCTGGTCAACAACCGCCCGGTGCTCGGCGGCAACGCCAGCAGCGAGGTCCGCGTCTGGGTCTGCGGCGCCACCGCACACGGCGTGCACCGGTGGGCGCGCGAGACCGGCATCATGGGCGAGCTGTACACCGAGAACCAGTTCCGCAACCCCGAGGGCAACCCGTACTACTGGGACCAGGTGGTGCTCGACGCCGTCCTCGCCGAGCCCAACATCGACCTGTACCTCAACACCGACGTGCGCGAGGTCGACGCGAGCGGCCCGGACGACGCACGCGAGGTGCACTCCTGCACCGGCTGGATGATGGGCTCCGAACGCCGCATCACCTTCCACGCCCAGCAGTTCCTCGACTGCACCGGCGACGGACTGCTCGGCCACCTCGCCGGTGCCCGCTACCGCATCGGCCGCGAGGCCCGCGCGGAGTTCGACGAGCCGTGGGCCCCCGAGGAGGGCGACGAGGCGCTGCTCGGCTCGACGATCCTGTTCCACACGAAGGACATGGGCCACCCCGTGAAGTTCGTGCCGCCTGCCTACGCCCGGGACCTGACCACCACGCCCATCCTGCGCAACCGCGTCCTGCGCACCGGGGACAACGGCTGCGACTACTGGTGGATCGAGTGGGGCGGCGAGCTGGACACCGTCCACGACAACGAGCGGATCCGGGACGAGCTCCAGGCCGTCATCATGGGCATCTGGGACCACATCAAGAACTCGGGAGAGTTCCCCGACGCCGCGAACCTCACCCTGGAGTGGGTCGGCTCCCTGCCCGGCAAGCGCGAGTACCGCCGCTTCCTCGGCGACTACGTCCTCACCCAGCAGGACATCCTCGAACAGCGGCAGTTCGCCGACCGGATCGCCTTCGGCGGCTGGTCCGTCGACCTCCACCCCGTCCAGGGCATGTACGCCGACGAGCCCGGCGCCCGCCAGCGCTACGCGGACGGCGTCTTCCACATCCCGCTGCGCTCCCTGTACTCGGCGAACGTCACGAACCTGCTGTTCGCCGGGCGGAACATCTCCGCCACCCACATCGCCTTCGGCGCCACCCGGGTCATGGCCACCTGCGCCACGATCGGCGAGGCGGCCGGCACCGCCGCCGCCCTGTGCGTCGCCGAGAGCCTGAGCCCGCGCGACCTGGCCACCAAGCGCCCGGAGCTGGTCCGCCGCGCACTGCTGCGCCAGGACGCCTCCGTCATCGGTCTCGCCGACGACGACCCCGACAACCTGGCCCGCACCGCCCGCGTCAGCGCCGCCGGCCACCTCGCCCGGCTGGCCGCGGAGCCCACCGTCGAAGCGCCCGGCGAGCCGTACCCGCTCACCCGCGACCTGGCGCTGCTGCTGCCCGCCGACCCGGCCCTGGACACCGTCGACCTGCTCGTCCACGGCGCCGCCGACGGCGCCGAGCGCGAGCTGACCGTGGAGCTGTGGGGCACCGGCCGCCCCGAGAACGCCGTCCCCGTCGACCGGCTGCGGACGACCACCGTCACCGTGCCGGCCGACGGCCCGCACTGGGTCACGGCCCGCTTCGACCACCGCCCGCAGACGCCCGAGAACGTCGTCGTCATCGTGCGGGCCGAGCCGGACACGGCGCTCGTCCTCGTGCCCGAGCGCACCGACGGGGTGCTCGCGCTGCGCAGCCGCGTCGAGGGCGACGCCGCCGTCGACCACGACATCCCGGAGGAGGACGGCCAGTTGGTCCTGGAGTGGCAGGCCCGCGGGCTGCGCCGCAGGACCTTCGCGTTCCGGGCGAGCCCGGAGACGGCCGCGTTCCGCCCGGAGCGAGCCGTCGGAGGGTTCCAGCGCGCCTACGGCGGCCCGCAGATGTGGGTCTCCGAGCCGTCGGCCGACGCGGACTGGCTGCGCCTCGAATGGGACCACGAGCAGCGGCTCACCGAGGCGCGGGTGGTCTTCGACGACGACGTCGACGAATACCTCAACAACCTCCACCGGCACCGCACCCCGTTCGAGGTGATGCCCGAACTGGTCCGCGACTACCGCCTCCAGAGCCGCGCCGCCGACGGCACCTGGCACACCCTGCTGACGGTCACCGGCAACCGCCGCCGCCACCGCGTGCACCCGCTCACCGCCGCCGACGGCGGACCCGTGCGCACCGACGCGCTGCGGCTCGTGGTCGACGCGACGCACGGGGCGCGGCGCGCCCACGTGATCGCGTTCAAGGCGTACGGCGCCTAG